In Actinomadura luzonensis, a single window of DNA contains:
- a CDS encoding GntR family transcriptional regulator encodes MNREDERPLYLRVADQLRERIRSGELQEGDRLPSVPGLAADLGISRSTASEALKVLISEGLAVARSGSGTFVRLPREPQRLIRAWYRATPYGSPFMQDMHRQGREAGWSYESKTVQASPEIRDRLGLTESTGDAEDVVRTDYVFLADGEPVMLSTSWEPLVVTRGTPIVLPEDGMLAGRGVAERMLSIGMPIDDWVEEVAARLGTAEECERLRRAAGSIMVTIKRTYYSADTQVETADIVVPADRFTLVYSGKMGCVPEQ; translated from the coding sequence GTGAATCGAGAAGACGAGCGCCCTTTGTACCTGCGAGTCGCCGATCAACTGCGCGAACGCATCAGGTCCGGGGAGTTGCAGGAAGGAGATCGGCTACCCTCCGTGCCAGGGCTCGCCGCTGATCTCGGCATCTCACGCTCCACGGCCTCCGAGGCGCTGAAGGTGCTCATCTCGGAGGGTCTTGCCGTCGCGCGATCCGGATCCGGCACATTTGTTCGGCTGCCTCGAGAGCCGCAACGCCTCATTCGCGCGTGGTACCGAGCGACGCCGTACGGCTCACCCTTCATGCAGGACATGCATCGACAGGGCCGCGAAGCCGGCTGGAGCTACGAATCGAAGACAGTCCAGGCCTCACCGGAGATTCGCGACCGCTTGGGCCTCACCGAGAGCACGGGCGACGCGGAAGATGTCGTCCGAACTGACTACGTCTTCTTGGCGGACGGGGAGCCCGTCATGCTCTCAACAAGTTGGGAACCGCTCGTGGTTACACGCGGGACGCCGATCGTCCTACCGGAGGACGGCATGCTGGCGGGCCGCGGAGTGGCCGAACGCATGCTGAGCATCGGCATGCCCATCGACGACTGGGTGGAGGAAGTCGCAGCCCGGCTTGGAACGGCCGAGGAGTGTGAGCGGCTACGGCGTGCGGCTGGCTCGATCATGGTGACGATCAAGCGCACGTACTACTCGGCAGACACCCAGGTCGAGACTGCTGACATCGTGGTACCGGCCGACCGGTTCACACTGGTCTACAGCGGCAAGATGGGATGCGTTCCCGAGCAATAA
- a CDS encoding transposase family protein, giving the protein MLSYRAAIPLSNHTLTRLAELIRVRRAERRCRWRRLDASRQALLVLAHLRNGDTYARLAAGFAIGTSTAWRYVREAIDLLALLADDVRAAVLRAGRLAYAILDGTLIPIDRLADERPYYSGKHRRHGVNVQVLADPAGRLVWVSPALPGATHDLTAARATGLINALTAAGVKTFADKGYQGAGGSIRTPFKGHRLRPPLSRHQRSVNRAHARIRACGERAVATLKTWKILTRLRCCPHRATTIVQAILVLQLIEERRYSG; this is encoded by the coding sequence TTGCTGTCATACCGTGCCGCGATCCCGCTGTCCAATCACACCCTGACCCGTCTGGCCGAGCTGATCCGCGTCCGGCGTGCCGAGCGCCGCTGCCGGTGGCGGCGCCTGGATGCGTCTCGGCAAGCCCTGCTCGTCCTGGCCCACTTGCGTAACGGTGACACCTACGCGCGTCTGGCCGCAGGCTTCGCCATCGGCACCAGCACCGCCTGGCGCTACGTCCGCGAAGCGATCGACCTGCTTGCCCTGCTCGCCGACGACGTCCGCGCCGCCGTCTTACGCGCCGGCCGGCTGGCCTACGCCATCCTGGACGGCACCTTGATCCCGATCGACCGGCTGGCCGACGAACGGCCGTACTACTCCGGTAAACACCGCCGCCACGGCGTGAACGTGCAGGTCCTGGCCGATCCCGCTGGCCGGCTGGTGTGGGTCTCGCCGGCGTTGCCCGGTGCCACGCATGACCTGACCGCGGCACGCGCTACCGGCCTGATCAACGCGCTGACCGCGGCAGGGGTGAAGACCTTCGCCGACAAGGGCTATCAAGGCGCGGGCGGCAGCATCCGCACGCCGTTCAAAGGCCATCGGCTGCGGCCGCCGCTGTCGCGCCATCAGCGCTCGGTCAACCGCGCACACGCTCGCATCCGTGCCTGCGGGGAACGCGCCGTCGCCACCCTGAAGACCTGGAAGATTCTGACCCGGCTGCGCTGCTGCCCGCACCGCGCCACCACGATCGTGCAGGCCATCCTCGTCCTGCAGCTCATCGAAGAACGCCGCTACTCAGGATGA
- a CDS encoding NAD(P)-dependent oxidoreductase translates to MTEPNASDHQIAVIGAGAIGSAVARHLLAHGHDVVAWNRTPSRLDPLAAAGARPAGSVREAVSSATLALFTLTDYVAVQQCLAELDGDLSGRTIVAMCTGTPDEAERAAQRVTALGASYLDAGIQTSPEVIGTDAATILYGGSRSAFQRHRALLGLLSTPHFVGEAPQAAAIWDLTLFGLWYDAQLGLLRAFDTVRAAGIDVAEFTDTAVKQLEHVVTGAPGIASELLNATYPAGPATLAEHLTVIRHLIRLRDGQTLGDGGLPTVAARIETLIAQRRESEGLTATIAAEHGMPVAR, encoded by the coding sequence ATGACGGAACCCAATGCCTCTGACCATCAGATTGCCGTGATCGGCGCGGGTGCCATCGGCAGTGCGGTAGCACGTCACCTCCTCGCCCATGGTCACGACGTGGTGGCGTGGAACCGTACACCGAGTCGCCTCGACCCGTTGGCCGCCGCCGGGGCACGGCCGGCGGGGTCGGTGAGAGAAGCGGTGTCCTCTGCCACGCTGGCCCTTTTCACCCTCACCGACTACGTCGCCGTGCAGCAGTGCCTCGCCGAACTGGACGGAGACCTGTCCGGACGAACCATTGTCGCGATGTGCACCGGAACCCCCGACGAGGCGGAACGCGCCGCCCAGCGGGTGACCGCGCTGGGAGCGTCCTATCTCGATGCGGGGATCCAGACCTCGCCGGAGGTGATCGGCACCGACGCGGCGACCATCCTCTACGGCGGCTCACGATCGGCGTTTCAGCGACACCGCGCACTCCTGGGCCTGCTGAGCACACCGCACTTCGTGGGAGAGGCACCACAAGCGGCCGCCATCTGGGATCTCACCCTTTTCGGCCTCTGGTACGACGCCCAACTCGGCCTGCTGAGAGCCTTCGACACCGTGCGGGCGGCAGGCATCGATGTCGCCGAGTTCACCGATACCGCAGTCAAGCAACTCGAACACGTGGTCACCGGAGCTCCTGGCATCGCCTCCGAGCTGCTGAATGCCACCTATCCGGCAGGGCCCGCCACTCTCGCCGAGCACCTCACCGTCATTCGCCACCTCATCCGGCTGCGGGACGGCCAAACGCTCGGCGACGGCGGACTGCCGACGGTGGCAGCCAGAATAGAAACGCTCATCGCACAGCGTCGTGAAAGCGAAGGCCTGACCGCTACGATCGCTGCTGAACACGGTATGCCAGTAGCCCGTTAA
- a CDS encoding serine hydrolase domain-containing protein, with amino-acid sequence MNRATAAGLAGLACATLTLSTLPAAAASAMSRPRPGDVQQALEELAKTPEVVGAIGEVYVDGERVGKGSAGTRLLNGKGGRIPTGARFRVGSQTKQMTGVVVLQLVKEGKLKLDDKLSDLLPEVAEKDLVERASEITLQQLLQHTSGIPNFLQDKVVDTFDFTTYYPPIELVKKTRTLPRTQEPGARYSYSNTNYMLLGLIIERYTKHTLAAEFERRVFDPLGMNDSYLPTTFPGGIKGPHGHGYFPDSTGQLRDVDRHNMSYGYAAGGVISTAHDISAFQRAFAQNRLLPEDLKKVLMGPPAITPQPGQPSGQPPEGGGGQQQPALLCGGQPAIMSVKGSGPGFNAVTFVSRDGRTRFALSATLAVPNTDQALDPLLVKAAEAVLCPKD; translated from the coding sequence GTGAATCGTGCGACAGCGGCCGGCCTGGCCGGGCTGGCCTGCGCCACGTTGACGCTGAGTACTTTGCCCGCCGCGGCGGCCTCCGCCATGAGCCGGCCCCGTCCGGGGGATGTGCAGCAGGCGCTGGAGGAACTGGCCAAGACGCCCGAGGTGGTGGGCGCCATCGGCGAGGTCTACGTCGACGGCGAGCGCGTCGGCAAGGGCTCGGCCGGCACCCGCCTGCTGAACGGCAAGGGCGGCAGGATCCCGACCGGCGCGCGCTTCCGGGTCGGCTCCCAGACCAAGCAGATGACCGGCGTCGTGGTGCTGCAACTGGTCAAGGAGGGCAAGCTCAAGCTCGACGACAAGCTCAGCGACCTGCTCCCGGAGGTCGCCGAGAAGGACCTGGTGGAACGCGCGAGCGAGATCACCCTGCAGCAGCTCCTCCAGCACACCTCCGGCATCCCCAACTTCCTGCAGGACAAGGTGGTCGACACCTTCGACTTCACCACCTACTACCCGCCGATCGAGCTGGTGAAGAAGACCCGCACTCTGCCCCGGACCCAGGAACCGGGAGCGAGGTACTCCTACTCCAACACCAACTACATGCTGCTCGGCCTGATCATCGAGAGGTACACCAAGCACACCCTGGCCGCCGAGTTCGAGCGGCGCGTCTTCGACCCCCTCGGCATGAACGACTCCTACCTGCCCACCACGTTCCCCGGCGGCATCAAGGGCCCGCACGGCCACGGCTACTTCCCCGACAGCACGGGCCAGCTGCGCGACGTGGACCGGCACAACATGAGCTACGGCTACGCCGCCGGCGGCGTCATCTCCACCGCGCACGACATCAGCGCCTTCCAGCGGGCCTTCGCCCAGAACCGGCTGCTGCCCGAAGATCTGAAGAAGGTGCTCATGGGGCCGCCGGCCATCACGCCGCAGCCAGGACAGCCGTCGGGGCAACCGCCCGAGGGCGGGGGCGGTCAGCAGCAGCCCGCGCTGCTGTGCGGGGGCCAGCCGGCGATCATGTCGGTCAAGGGCAGCGGCCCCGGCTTCAATGCGGTCACCTTCGTCTCACGTGACGGCCGCACGCGGTTCGCCCTGTCGGCCACCCTGGCCGTCCCCAACACCGACCAAGCGCTGGATCCGCTTCTCGTGAAGGCCGCCGAAGCGGTCCTCTGCCCGAAGGACTGA
- a CDS encoding saccharopine dehydrogenase, whose protein sequence is MKVIVLGGYGAIGSQAVAYLREMAAHVLAAGRDPKRADLLIDAGHPHGLDRVLKDVDVVLNCAGTEDAALAEQVTRHGAAFVDITASAEYTFAIERLKPSAPILLSVGLAPGLTNLLAAAVQHEAPAQPIDIALLLGAGERYGKASTAWAYQLLGQDFADPATGERIRNYSRPRRFHLPVYGVRRLLRVDYSDQHVLHRDLGVPVRTYFGLTSRLATAALAALTRLPVAAHAVPSWHLPGDQRWLALSRSANGRTHTLGGQVQAQATAAIAAIAALKAARLPRGVHHLHHVLDLSDLAALPIRLHPWYPPTPEPNR, encoded by the coding sequence ATGAAGGTCATAGTCCTGGGCGGTTACGGCGCCATCGGCTCCCAAGCGGTCGCTTATCTCCGGGAGATGGCTGCGCACGTCCTGGCCGCAGGACGTGATCCAAAGCGCGCCGATCTGCTGATCGACGCCGGTCATCCCCACGGCCTCGATCGCGTGTTGAAGGACGTGGACGTGGTGCTCAACTGCGCCGGCACAGAAGATGCCGCCCTGGCGGAGCAGGTCACCCGCCACGGCGCGGCTTTCGTGGACATCACGGCGAGCGCGGAATACACATTCGCCATCGAACGCCTCAAGCCGTCCGCCCCCATCCTGCTCAGCGTGGGCTTGGCCCCAGGTTTGACCAACCTGCTCGCCGCCGCGGTCCAGCACGAAGCGCCGGCCCAGCCCATCGACATCGCTTTGTTGCTCGGCGCCGGTGAGCGTTACGGCAAGGCTTCCACCGCCTGGGCGTACCAGTTGCTCGGTCAGGACTTCGCCGATCCGGCGACGGGCGAAAGGATCCGCAACTACAGCCGTCCCCGGCGCTTCCACCTGCCCGTGTACGGGGTGCGCCGTCTGCTTCGGGTCGACTACAGCGACCAGCACGTCCTCCACCGCGACCTCGGCGTGCCCGTCCGTACGTATTTCGGGCTCACGTCCCGTCTGGCGACCGCCGCCCTGGCCGCCCTGACGCGTCTTCCCGTGGCCGCTCACGCGGTGCCTTCCTGGCACCTCCCAGGCGATCAACGCTGGTTGGCCCTGTCGCGCAGCGCCAACGGCCGCACCCATACGCTCGGCGGCCAGGTCCAGGCGCAGGCCACCGCCGCGATAGCGGCCATCGCCGCGCTGAAGGCCGCCCGCCTACCGCGCGGGGTCCACCACCTCCACCACGTACTGGATCTATCGGACCTCGCAGCTCTGCCGATAAGGCTCCATCCCTGGTATCCGCCGACCCCCGAGCCCAACCGCTGA
- a CDS encoding antibiotic biosynthesis monooxygenase codes for MPLITVTRFQIDPADTEQLRARHAALVAATRAAVPGLEEAWLGRVDDEHWAGIWRWDSAASLSTARQAVAGSPEAAAAFALTREAGAEDFEILDEH; via the coding sequence ATGCCTCTTATCACGGTCACCCGGTTCCAGATCGACCCCGCCGACACCGAACAGTTGCGGGCCCGGCACGCCGCCCTCGTCGCCGCGACCAGAGCCGCAGTGCCAGGGCTGGAGGAGGCGTGGCTGGGCAGAGTCGACGATGAGCACTGGGCCGGCATCTGGCGCTGGGACTCGGCCGCCAGCCTGTCGACGGCCCGGCAGGCAGTGGCCGGCAGCCCTGAAGCCGCCGCCGCCTTCGCGCTTACCCGGGAGGCCGGCGCGGAAGACTTCGAGATCCTCGACGAGCACTGA
- a CDS encoding class I SAM-dependent methyltransferase, protein MHHGVTENGLAEDTAVTVEQLSLSSIPILPRSRTAIPNLGFTRSHHRMDVVNHDQFQAWNGAEGAAWAKPPKQGENRGSTETCQRLIAIAGIGPEDRVLDIGCGTGTTTLLAARQATDGSAVGVDLSAPMLRQARLAATAAGIGNAVFEQADAQIHPFPDGAFDVAISMYGVMFFADPVAAFANIGRALRPGGRLAAVCPQPPEECAWYVIPVAALLGVPPAPREVVARYPGDRPAMFSLSDPARLRDVLVRAGFADASVEPARVPLNFGRTADEAAEALLASGPARYLVEQDELLSWGEAQARLEAALKPYESSAGVLLPGAQWLVTAHAPGSLGKRRQPS, encoded by the coding sequence ATGCATCACGGCGTCACCGAGAACGGGCTCGCTGAGGATACCGCCGTCACGGTGGAGCAGCTTTCGCTCTCATCCATCCCGATCCTCCCCCGATCGCGAACAGCGATTCCCAACCTCGGGTTCACAAGGAGTCATCACCGCATGGACGTCGTCAACCACGATCAATTCCAGGCCTGGAACGGCGCCGAGGGCGCCGCGTGGGCCAAACCCCCGAAGCAGGGCGAGAACCGGGGCTCCACGGAGACCTGCCAGCGGCTGATCGCCATCGCCGGTATCGGCCCGGAGGACCGGGTGCTCGACATAGGGTGCGGAACAGGCACGACCACCCTGCTGGCCGCGCGGCAGGCCACCGACGGGAGCGCCGTCGGCGTGGACCTGTCGGCGCCGATGCTGCGCCAGGCCCGCCTCGCCGCCACGGCGGCCGGGATCGGCAACGCCGTCTTCGAGCAGGCCGACGCCCAGATCCATCCGTTCCCCGATGGCGCTTTCGATGTGGCCATCAGCATGTACGGCGTCATGTTCTTCGCCGATCCGGTGGCCGCGTTCGCCAACATCGGGCGGGCACTGCGGCCGGGCGGGCGCTTGGCCGCCGTGTGCCCGCAGCCACCCGAGGAGTGCGCCTGGTACGTGATCCCCGTCGCGGCCCTGCTCGGCGTCCCGCCGGCGCCTCGGGAGGTGGTCGCCCGGTATCCAGGGGATCGCCCTGCCATGTTCTCCCTGTCGGATCCCGCTCGTCTGCGCGACGTCCTGGTCAGGGCCGGTTTCGCGGACGCGTCGGTCGAACCGGCACGGGTGCCGCTGAACTTCGGCCGGACGGCGGACGAGGCCGCCGAGGCCCTTCTCGCCAGCGGTCCCGCGCGTTACCTCGTCGAGCAGGACGAACTGCTCTCCTGGGGGGAGGCGCAGGCCAGGCTGGAGGCGGCGCTGAAGCCGTACGAGAGCTCTGCGGGCGTGCTGCTGCCGGGTGCCCAGTGGCTGGTCACCGCGCACGCGCCGGGCTCGCTCGGGAAACGCCGCCAGCCATCATGA
- a CDS encoding TetR/AcrR family transcriptional regulator, with the protein MIDHAARLVRRDGADALTMRALAQEAGCSLGMLYKIFDSREALVLAVVDRQFRDLTASLEEIVARAGTGTVAENLGRFAEVLLGPAAEVIKLAAGVPVQDRGFHDSAMGSGFVDALPTTVTRYIAAEKRLDRIGARVDEHAIGFLVTGAVHNLLVSGEAYPRPSLPEVRELLGALAELLVDRS; encoded by the coding sequence ATGATCGATCACGCAGCCCGGCTCGTCCGTCGCGACGGGGCCGACGCGCTCACCATGCGGGCGCTGGCCCAGGAGGCGGGATGTTCCCTCGGCATGCTGTACAAGATCTTCGACAGCCGGGAAGCACTCGTTCTCGCGGTCGTGGACCGGCAGTTCCGGGACCTCACGGCAAGCCTGGAGGAGATCGTGGCGCGGGCCGGCACGGGCACCGTGGCGGAGAACCTAGGGCGGTTCGCCGAGGTGCTGCTGGGCCCGGCCGCCGAAGTGATCAAGCTGGCCGCCGGGGTGCCCGTACAGGATCGGGGCTTCCACGACTCGGCCATGGGCAGCGGGTTCGTCGACGCCCTGCCGACCACCGTCACCCGCTACATCGCCGCCGAGAAGCGCCTGGACAGGATCGGGGCTCGGGTGGACGAGCACGCGATCGGGTTCCTGGTGACCGGAGCAGTGCACAATTTGCTTGTCTCCGGCGAGGCGTATCCCCGGCCGTCGCTGCCCGAGGTGCGGGAGTTGCTGGGCGCGCTCGCCGAGCTCCTGGTGGACAGGTCCTGA
- a CDS encoding histidine kinase → MAGTIGGKAREPVNLTHLRRGWRFAGECLLPVAVAVPLVADLFCAPGRDALDLAAVMVGSLALVAWRRAPLVPLLVTTACMLVHVLHAPAGLSAALPVLVSVFAAARAGHQLLAALAGVVFLGAGPAMSPAADSSHPGHGFAGSTGLLLGWFIASGLVGVVIRLRQPCLRKAEQDSVDAERVREEDARWRADHERLRIARELHHSLTQNISVIKVQAGVAVHLARKRGEEVPAALLAIQEASGDAMRELGATQHVLHDPR, encoded by the coding sequence GTGGCCGGGACGATCGGCGGGAAGGCGCGTGAACCCGTGAACCTGACCCATCTGAGGCGGGGGTGGCGGTTCGCCGGGGAGTGCCTGCTTCCCGTTGCGGTGGCCGTTCCGCTGGTGGCCGACCTGTTCTGTGCGCCCGGTCGGGACGCTCTCGACCTCGCCGCCGTCATGGTCGGTTCGCTCGCGCTCGTGGCCTGGCGCCGGGCTCCCCTGGTGCCGCTACTCGTCACCACCGCCTGCATGCTGGTGCACGTGCTCCATGCCCCAGCCGGCCTGTCGGCCGCTCTCCCGGTTCTAGTGTCAGTGTTCGCCGCGGCACGGGCCGGACATCAGCTGCTCGCCGCGCTGGCCGGCGTGGTCTTCCTCGGCGCCGGTCCGGCGATGAGCCCGGCCGCCGACTCCAGCCACCCCGGCCACGGGTTCGCCGGAAGCACGGGCCTGCTGCTCGGCTGGTTCATCGCCTCCGGGCTGGTCGGCGTGGTGATTCGGCTCCGGCAACCGTGCCTGCGGAAGGCGGAACAAGACTCGGTCGACGCCGAGCGCGTACGCGAGGAGGACGCCAGGTGGCGGGCGGATCACGAGCGGCTGCGTATCGCCCGGGAACTGCACCACTCTCTCACCCAGAACATTTCGGTCATCAAGGTCCAGGCCGGGGTGGCGGTCCATCTGGCCCGCAAGCGTGGCGAAGAGGTCCCGGCGGCCCTCCTGGCCATTCAGGAGGCCAGCGGTGACGCCATGCGCGAACTGGGCGCCACCCAGCACGTACTGCACGACCCCCGTTGA
- a CDS encoding Atu4866 domain-containing protein translates to MFRNTLHLFGLFTTLLACAAPAAGRPEPAPHPYVGMWVTADGRIRQELLPNGRYEEERDGRKRAYTGCYTVTGTHLDYHDDLGFTATGDVRDGVLYHEHLVLYRET, encoded by the coding sequence ATGTTCAGAAACACCCTGCACCTGTTCGGACTGTTCACCACACTGCTCGCCTGCGCCGCTCCGGCCGCCGGCCGCCCGGAGCCCGCCCCTCACCCGTACGTCGGCATGTGGGTCACCGCCGACGGGCGCATCCGCCAGGAACTCCTCCCCAACGGCCGCTACGAAGAGGAACGCGACGGCCGCAAACGCGCCTACACCGGCTGCTACACCGTCACCGGCACCCACCTCGACTACCACGACGACCTGGGCTTCACCGCCACCGGCGACGTGCGGGACGGCGTGCTCTACCACGAGCACCTGGTGCTCTACCGCGAAACCTGA
- a CDS encoding amidohydrolase family protein: MTPTLDELRRPGRRILLTGATIVTMDPELGVLPRADLLIDGDRIAAVGADLPAGDALTVDLTGAILAPGFVDTHRHAWEAQLRRIMPDVNDLGEYVTSTLAGIAPAYQPQDMYIGTRLAALTAIDSGITTLLDFSHNSRTAAHSDAAVRALADTGIRGVHASMRPHFGHWDGQWPADLTRLHDTHIAGNPLLTLRLAALATDEVAGPDLAYGDHLARTARDLGIGISIDAVFGPTSSQAILDWAKQGLLGPHVCLIHCTGLTPHAWQAMADTGTGVALAPTSDAQIGLESAIPAIDEALAAGIRPGLSIDVEVALASDMFTQMRALHAIQRMRAAHAAYGTSHQPTRIGVHDVLDLATLQGARSIGLGDVTGSLTPGKQADVLVVRADDLNNMPLNDPIGTLVLGSDPRNIDAVFIAGQVRKWAGTVLDVDLAALREDVRASRDRVLTAAGHADRRV; this comes from the coding sequence ATGACCCCCACCCTGGACGAGCTGCGCCGCCCCGGCCGCCGCATCCTGCTCACCGGCGCCACCATCGTCACCATGGACCCGGAGCTGGGCGTCCTGCCCCGCGCCGACCTGCTCATCGACGGCGACCGGATCGCCGCCGTCGGCGCGGACCTGCCGGCCGGCGACGCGCTCACCGTCGACCTCACCGGCGCCATCCTGGCCCCCGGCTTCGTCGACACCCACCGCCACGCCTGGGAGGCGCAACTGCGCCGCATCATGCCGGACGTCAACGACCTCGGCGAGTACGTCACCTCCACCCTGGCCGGCATCGCCCCCGCCTACCAGCCGCAGGACATGTACATCGGCACCCGCCTGGCCGCGCTGACCGCCATCGACAGCGGCATCACCACCCTGCTCGACTTCTCCCACAACTCCCGCACCGCCGCCCACTCCGACGCCGCCGTCCGCGCGCTGGCCGACACCGGCATCCGCGGCGTACACGCCTCCATGCGCCCCCACTTCGGCCACTGGGACGGCCAGTGGCCCGCCGACCTGACCCGCCTGCACGACACCCACATCGCCGGCAACCCCCTGCTCACCCTGCGCCTGGCCGCCCTGGCCACCGACGAGGTCGCCGGCCCCGACCTCGCCTACGGCGACCACCTCGCCCGCACCGCCCGCGACCTCGGCATCGGCATCAGCATCGACGCCGTCTTCGGCCCGACCTCCTCCCAGGCCATCCTCGACTGGGCCAAGCAGGGCCTGCTCGGCCCGCACGTCTGCCTCATCCACTGCACCGGCCTGACCCCGCACGCCTGGCAGGCGATGGCCGACACCGGCACAGGCGTCGCCCTCGCCCCCACCTCCGACGCCCAGATCGGCCTGGAAAGCGCCATCCCCGCCATCGACGAGGCCCTCGCCGCCGGCATCCGCCCCGGCCTCAGCATCGACGTCGAAGTCGCCCTGGCCAGCGACATGTTCACCCAGATGCGCGCCCTGCACGCCATCCAACGCATGCGCGCCGCCCACGCCGCCTACGGCACCAGCCACCAGCCCACCCGCATCGGCGTGCACGACGTCCTCGACCTCGCCACCCTGCAAGGCGCCAGAAGCATCGGCCTGGGCGACGTCACCGGCTCCCTCACCCCCGGCAAACAAGCCGACGTGCTCGTCGTACGCGCCGACGACCTCAACAACATGCCGCTCAACGACCCCATCGGCACCCTCGTCCTCGGCTCCGATCCGCGCAACATCGACGCCGTTTTCATCGCCGGACAAGTCCGCAAATGGGCCGGCACCGTCCTGGACGTCGACCTGGCCGCGCTGCGCGAAGACGTGCGCGCCTCCCGCGACCGCGTCCTGACCGCCGCCGGACACGCCGACCGCCGCGTCTGA
- a CDS encoding SDR family oxidoreductase: MSPAALLTGTPLAGRVAVVSGASSGIGAATALRLAELGASVAALARRKDKLEELTASISAAGGTAVAIAVDVTGREAVATAAAQVADRLGTADLVVNNAGVQLISPITDLRQDDWQRQIDLNITGVMNVLGAFLPHLTAAAEAGRPADLITTSSIAATRILEKFSVYSGTKAYISHLTRLLRVELGPRNIRVATIEPGMVDTELPSHVTDPDASALMEGLLTEIDPLRSADVAETVAFIAASPRHVNLTEITILPTAQAV, encoded by the coding sequence ATGTCTCCTGCTGCTCTGCTCACCGGAACCCCGCTGGCCGGCCGCGTGGCCGTCGTCTCGGGCGCCTCCAGCGGCATCGGCGCCGCCACCGCCCTCCGCCTGGCCGAACTCGGCGCGAGCGTGGCCGCGCTGGCCCGGCGCAAGGACAAGCTGGAGGAGCTGACCGCGTCCATCAGCGCCGCCGGCGGCACCGCGGTCGCCATCGCCGTCGACGTCACCGGCCGGGAAGCCGTCGCGACCGCCGCCGCGCAGGTCGCCGACCGGCTCGGCACCGCCGACCTGGTGGTCAACAACGCCGGCGTCCAGCTCATCTCGCCGATCACCGACCTTCGCCAGGACGACTGGCAACGCCAGATCGACCTGAACATCACCGGTGTCATGAACGTGCTCGGCGCCTTCCTGCCGCACCTGACCGCCGCCGCCGAGGCCGGCCGCCCCGCGGACCTGATCACCACCTCCTCGATCGCGGCCACCCGGATCCTGGAGAAGTTCTCCGTCTACTCCGGCACCAAGGCCTACATCAGCCACCTCACCCGGCTGCTGCGCGTCGAACTCGGCCCCCGAAACATCCGGGTGGCCACCATCGAGCCCGGCATGGTCGACACCGAGCTGCCCAGCCACGTCACCGACCCCGACGCCAGCGCCCTCATGGAAGGGCTGCTCACCGAGATCGACCCGCTGCGATCGGCGGACGTGGCCGAGACGGTGGCGTTCATCGCCGCCTCGCCCCGCCACGTGAACCTCACCGAGATCACCATCCTGCCCACCGCGCAGGCCGTCTGA